One segment of Aquimarina sp. BL5 DNA contains the following:
- a CDS encoding TonB-dependent receptor, translating into MKNLLFCLTILFLSTPLFAQEKKKDSITNKVEKLDEVLVKSVRVDADSPITHSNLSKEQLTERNLGQDIATQLNFLPGVVTTSDAGAGIGYTGFRVRGTGNQGINVTINGIPYNDAESLTTFFVNLQDFTSSIESLQLQRGVGTSTNGPGAFGASLNILTDVISDEAYGETSHSVGSFNTRRHNVKFSTGLLNKHIEISGRLSQIKSDGYIDRASSDLKSYFLQGAYKDENTLIKAINFAGSEITYQSWFGIDAATLESDRTFNPAGARFDDEGNSEGFHENQVDNYKQDHYQLHWNQKYTNNWSSQLSLNYTYGRGFFEEYVDDWFEQNINFGNESTLAFYGLEEVMIGGETIATSDIIRRRWLDNDFYVINANINYKDTSWDVTSGLYWSQYDGDHFGEVIWARFASDSELGDRYYFGTGDKGEVSVFAKGNYRLNKQWQFYLDLQGRFIDYNTDGINSDIEEFIIDESYSFFNPKVGATFKLNDKNQFYTSYARANREPNRTDFENGTPRPERLDDFELGWRHSSSKLNLNVNAYYLNFRDQLVLTGALDNVGAPIRANSGKSYRAGIEIDAVVSLGSKLMIAPNIAISTNKNKDFFFQRDGVLTNLGDTNISFSPNLVAANTIQYQPINNLKIGFLSKFVGEQYLGNIDSEISKLDSFFINDLNVVYEIKGIPVFKSIVLTGLVNNIFDTKYVSNGYFFTFDDDFTAPGTVTTIEGAGFYPQAGINFLLGATLKF; encoded by the coding sequence ATGAAAAACCTATTATTTTGTCTTACCATTTTGTTTTTGAGCACACCTTTATTTGCTCAGGAAAAAAAGAAAGATTCCATAACTAATAAAGTTGAAAAACTGGATGAAGTTCTAGTGAAATCTGTTCGTGTGGATGCAGATTCACCTATTACACATTCTAATTTGAGTAAAGAACAATTGACAGAGCGTAATTTAGGTCAGGATATAGCAACTCAACTTAATTTTCTTCCAGGGGTTGTAACAACATCAGATGCAGGTGCAGGTATTGGATATACTGGTTTTAGAGTAAGAGGAACAGGAAACCAGGGAATTAATGTTACTATTAATGGAATTCCATATAATGATGCAGAAAGCCTCACCACTTTTTTTGTTAATTTACAGGATTTTACTTCTTCAATAGAAAGTTTACAGTTACAGCGTGGAGTAGGAACCTCTACGAATGGTCCTGGGGCTTTTGGAGCCAGTTTAAATATTCTTACTGATGTTATTTCTGATGAAGCTTATGGAGAAACTTCGCACTCTGTAGGATCATTTAATACTCGTAGGCACAATGTAAAATTTAGTACTGGGCTTTTAAATAAACATATTGAAATATCAGGACGATTATCACAGATTAAATCAGATGGATACATAGATCGTGCTTCTTCGGATCTTAAATCCTATTTTTTGCAAGGCGCTTATAAAGACGAGAATACCTTAATCAAAGCAATAAATTTTGCAGGATCCGAAATTACCTATCAATCTTGGTTTGGAATCGATGCTGCGACCCTAGAGAGTGATCGTACCTTTAATCCTGCTGGAGCCCGTTTTGATGATGAGGGTAATTCTGAAGGATTTCATGAAAATCAGGTAGATAACTATAAACAGGATCATTATCAATTGCATTGGAATCAGAAATATACTAACAATTGGAGTTCGCAACTTAGTTTAAATTACACGTATGGGCGTGGTTTTTTTGAAGAATATGTAGATGACTGGTTCGAGCAAAACATCAATTTTGGGAATGAAAGCACATTAGCTTTTTATGGGCTTGAAGAGGTTATGATAGGTGGAGAGACGATAGCCACATCGGATATTATACGAAGACGATGGTTGGATAACGATTTTTATGTGATAAATGCAAATATTAACTATAAAGACACTTCTTGGGATGTGACATCTGGACTTTATTGGAGTCAGTATGATGGGGATCATTTTGGAGAAGTTATATGGGCACGTTTTGCTAGTGATTCTGAATTAGGTGATCGGTATTATTTTGGGACAGGTGATAAGGGAGAAGTGTCTGTTTTTGCGAAAGGAAATTATCGTTTAAACAAACAATGGCAATTCTATTTAGACCTGCAAGGAAGATTCATTGACTATAATACCGATGGTATCAACTCGGATATTGAAGAATTTATTATTGATGAAAGTTATAGTTTTTTTAACCCTAAGGTAGGAGCCACCTTTAAACTAAACGATAAAAATCAATTTTACACATCATACGCACGTGCCAATCGTGAACCGAATAGAACAGATTTTGAAAATGGAACACCAAGACCGGAGCGCCTAGATGATTTTGAACTAGGATGGCGTCATAGTAGTTCTAAACTTAATTTAAATGTAAATGCTTATTATTTAAATTTTAGAGACCAGTTAGTGCTAACAGGTGCTTTGGATAATGTAGGAGCTCCGATACGAGCCAATAGTGGGAAAAGTTATAGGGCAGGTATCGAAATAGATGCGGTAGTTAGCTTAGGATCTAAATTAATGATCGCTCCAAATATCGCAATAAGTACTAATAAGAATAAAGATTTCTTTTTCCAACGAGATGGAGTGCTTACAAATTTAGGAGATACAAATATTTCATTTTCGCCAAATCTAGTTGCGGCAAATACTATACAGTATCAACCTATTAATAATTTAAAAATAGGGTTTTTATCAAAGTTTGTAGGAGAGCAGTACTTAGGTAATATAGATAGTGAAATATCTAAACTAGATAGCTTCTTTATCAATGATTTGAACGTAGTTTATGAAATTAAAGGTATTCCAGTATTTAAATCTATTGTACTAACCGGTTTGGTAAATAATATTTTTGATACAAAGTATGTGTCGAATGGGTATTTTTTTACATTTGATGATGATTTTACAGCCCCAGGAACGGTGACGACAATAGAAGGAGCGGGCTTTTATCCGCAAGCGGGAATAAACTTCTTACTTGGAGCGACACTAAAATTTTAA
- the thiS gene encoding sulfur carrier protein ThiS, giving the protein MTISINNQEQIVSANSSIVSILEELCLSKDGIAIAVNNEIITKSKWSQTVIEGKDTITIIQATQGG; this is encoded by the coding sequence ATGACCATAAGCATTAATAATCAAGAGCAAATTGTTTCAGCGAATAGTTCGATAGTATCGATATTAGAGGAATTATGTCTTTCCAAAGACGGAATTGCTATTGCCGTTAATAATGAAATCATTACTAAGAGTAAATGGAGCCAAACCGTTATTGAAGGGAAAGATACTATTACGATTATACAAGCTACTCAAGGAGGATAA
- the thiC gene encoding phosphomethylpyrimidine synthase ThiC: MKKKDTAPQEGKITTTPFPSSKKIYVKGSIHPQIKVAMRAIELSDTVDSMTRKKTPNESVVVYDTSGPYTDPSKKINVHEGIEPIREQWIMDRGDVEELDSFSSEYCNQRLNDASLDHLRFNHLRKPKKAKAGKNVSQMYYAKQGIITPEMEYVAIRENQKIEEATRIANQHPGQDFGASIPKKITAEFVREEVARGRAVIPSNINHPEAEPMILGRNFLVKINANIGNSATTSSIEEEVEKAVWACRWGADNIMDLSTGQNIHETREWIVRNSPVPIGTVPIYQALEKVNGKAEDLTWEIFRDTLIEQAEQGVDYFTIHAGVRLAYVPMTAKRVTGIVSRGGSIMAKWCLAHHKESFLYTHFEEICEIMKSYDVAFSLGDGLRPGSIADANDEAQFAELETLGELTKIAWKHDVQTFIEGPGHVPMHMIKQNMDKQLEACGEAPFYTLGPLTTDIAPGYDHITSGIGAAMIGWYGTAMLCYVTPKEHLGLPNKEDVRVGVITYKLAAHAADLAKGHPGAQHRDDALSKARFEFRWEDQFNLALDPERAREYHDETLPAEGAKIAHFCSMCGPKFCSMKISQEVRDYAAQKEIDDQKALEKGMQEKAEEFKEKGSEVYL; the protein is encoded by the coding sequence ATGAAGAAAAAAGATACCGCACCGCAAGAAGGAAAAATAACAACTACTCCTTTTCCAAGTTCCAAGAAAATCTATGTAAAAGGAAGCATTCATCCACAAATTAAGGTTGCAATGAGAGCAATTGAATTAAGCGACACAGTGGATTCCATGACTCGTAAGAAAACACCCAATGAATCAGTAGTAGTGTATGATACTAGCGGACCATACACAGATCCTAGTAAAAAAATAAATGTACACGAAGGGATTGAGCCTATAAGAGAACAATGGATTATGGATCGCGGTGATGTAGAAGAGCTAGATAGTTTTTCTTCAGAATATTGTAATCAACGTTTAAATGATGCTAGTTTAGATCATCTTAGGTTTAATCATTTAAGAAAACCTAAGAAGGCAAAAGCTGGAAAGAACGTTTCTCAGATGTATTATGCCAAGCAAGGAATTATTACTCCCGAAATGGAATATGTAGCCATTCGTGAAAATCAAAAGATTGAAGAAGCAACTCGAATTGCTAATCAACATCCAGGTCAGGATTTTGGAGCGAGTATCCCTAAAAAAATTACTGCAGAGTTTGTAAGAGAAGAAGTAGCAAGAGGAAGAGCGGTAATACCATCTAACATAAATCACCCAGAAGCAGAACCAATGATTTTGGGGCGTAATTTTTTGGTGAAAATAAATGCCAATATAGGGAACTCTGCGACCACTTCTAGTATAGAAGAAGAAGTAGAAAAAGCGGTTTGGGCTTGCCGATGGGGAGCTGATAATATAATGGATCTTTCTACTGGTCAGAATATCCATGAAACTCGCGAGTGGATCGTTCGTAATTCTCCAGTACCCATTGGTACAGTGCCGATTTATCAAGCCTTAGAGAAGGTAAATGGTAAGGCAGAAGATCTTACTTGGGAAATTTTCAGAGATACTTTGATCGAACAAGCTGAACAAGGAGTAGATTATTTTACGATACACGCTGGTGTTCGTTTGGCATACGTGCCAATGACAGCAAAAAGAGTAACAGGGATTGTTTCTCGTGGTGGTTCGATCATGGCAAAATGGTGTTTAGCACATCATAAAGAAAGTTTCTTGTATACACATTTCGAAGAGATTTGTGAGATTATGAAATCCTACGATGTAGCTTTCTCTTTAGGAGATGGTTTACGTCCAGGAAGTATTGCCGATGCTAATGACGAAGCGCAATTCGCAGAATTAGAAACATTGGGAGAACTTACTAAAATTGCCTGGAAGCACGATGTGCAGACTTTTATAGAAGGTCCAGGACATGTGCCGATGCATATGATCAAGCAGAATATGGATAAGCAATTAGAAGCTTGTGGAGAAGCACCTTTTTATACATTAGGCCCATTAACTACTGATATTGCTCCAGGATACGATCATATTACTTCTGGAATAGGAGCTGCTATGATTGGTTGGTATGGTACAGCTATGTTATGTTATGTGACTCCCAAAGAACATTTAGGTTTGCCTAATAAGGAAGATGTACGAGTAGGTGTAATAACATATAAATTGGCAGCTCACGCGGCTGATTTAGCAAAAGGACATCCAGGGGCGCAACATAGAGATGATGCATTGAGTAAAGCTCGATTTGAGTTCCGCTGGGAAGATCAATTTAACTTAGCCTTAGATCCTGAAAGAGCCAGAGAATATCACGATGAAACGTTACCAGCAGAAGGAGCAAAAATCGCTCATTTCTGTAGTATGTGTGGTCCAAAATTCTGTTCTATGAAAATTTCGCAAGAAGTACGAGATTATGCTGCTCAGAAGGAAATTGATGATCAGAAAGCACTAGAAAAAGGAATGCAGGAAAAGGCAGAAGAGTTTAAAGAAAAAGGAAGCGAAGTATATCTGTAA
- a CDS encoding thiamine phosphate synthase, translating to MIIVLTSEKPVPNEADKINGLFETGLQILHLRKPTFTIDGYRSLLDQIETKYHNRIMIHQFPELTQEYGLRGIHLQEQPRIDLEDALDVTIQVYKNKGFSVTSSFHSKEDIVACKSDFEYVLLSPVFGSISKAGYEGKGFDVNDLNHTIIGMGGINETTLQKTYDLGFKGVGVLGGVWNTEDPLDSFLKIKKADDQVIKDIN from the coding sequence ATGATAATAGTTCTCACATCAGAAAAACCAGTGCCAAACGAAGCAGATAAGATCAATGGATTGTTTGAAACTGGTTTGCAAATATTGCATCTGCGTAAACCAACATTTACAATCGATGGATATCGCTCCTTATTAGATCAAATAGAAACGAAATATCATAACAGAATTATGATACACCAATTCCCCGAATTAACTCAGGAATATGGGTTACGAGGAATACATTTACAAGAACAACCACGTATCGACTTAGAAGATGCATTGGATGTAACAATTCAGGTATATAAAAACAAAGGATTCTCTGTTACAAGTTCTTTTCATTCTAAAGAGGATATTGTGGCATGTAAGTCAGATTTCGAATATGTTTTGTTAAGTCCTGTTTTTGGATCAATTTCTAAAGCTGGTTATGAAGGGAAAGGTTTTGATGTAAATGATCTAAATCATACAATCATCGGAATGGGCGGAATTAATGAAACTACTTTACAAAAAACCTATGATTTAGGGTTTAAAGGAGTGGGAGTTTTAGGAGGTGTCTGGAATACTGAAGATCCTTTAGATAGCTTTTTGAAAATAAAAAAAGCTGACGATCAAGTCATAAAAGATATTAACTAA
- a CDS encoding hydroxymethylpyrimidine/phosphomethylpyrimidine kinase has product MRNRPNILTIAGFDPSSGAGLTADIKTFEALKCYGLAVCTANTIQNDTDFEECIWNDVEVIKSQISILFKKFNIDYVKIGIVENWKVLNEIIDFLLEKNNDVKIVLDPVLKSSSDFDFHSPNVSSSNPDLNSIKNHFEEVLKKIYLLTPNYEEIEMFYTNKTIEETVRHISSKTNVFLKGGHRKEMLGKDELFTNEGKYFVLNPKSKNITEKHGSGCVVSSAITAQFALGFSLLKSCFRGKRYTEKVLSSNKTFLGYHNI; this is encoded by the coding sequence ATGAGAAATCGGCCAAACATACTTACCATAGCAGGTTTTGATCCATCATCAGGAGCTGGATTAACGGCAGATATTAAAACATTTGAAGCTTTAAAGTGTTATGGCCTGGCTGTTTGTACGGCAAATACGATCCAGAATGATACTGATTTTGAAGAATGTATTTGGAACGATGTTGAGGTGATCAAAAGTCAGATATCAATTCTTTTTAAAAAATTCAATATTGATTATGTAAAGATTGGCATTGTGGAGAATTGGAAAGTTCTAAATGAAATTATTGATTTTTTGTTAGAGAAAAATAACGATGTAAAAATTGTTTTGGATCCAGTGCTAAAATCTAGTTCTGATTTTGATTTTCATTCCCCAAATGTTAGTTCTAGTAATCCTGATCTCAATAGTATCAAGAACCATTTTGAAGAAGTGCTAAAGAAAATATATCTGTTGACTCCTAATTACGAAGAAATTGAGATGTTTTATACTAATAAAACTATAGAAGAGACAGTGAGACACATTAGCAGTAAAACTAATGTATTTCTAAAAGGTGGACACCGAAAAGAAATGTTGGGAAAAGATGAATTATTTACCAACGAAGGAAAATATTTTGTGTTAAACCCAAAAAGTAAAAATATAACAGAAAAACACGGTAGCGGTTGTGTAGTATCCTCAGCCATAACTGCGCAATTCGCATTAGGTTTTTCTTTACTAAAATCATGTTTTAGAGGGAAACGATACACCGAAAAAGTATTGAGTTCTAATAAGACATTTTTAGGGTATCATAATATATAA
- a CDS encoding thiazole synthase has protein sequence MDTLKIADKEFSSRLFTGTGKFSSSDLMRKALLTSESELITVALKRVDVTNNEDYILTHLDHPRINLLPNTSGVRDAKEAIFAAQLAREALETNWIKLEIHPDPKYLLPDPIETLKAAEELVKLGFVVMPYIHADPVLCKRLEEVGTQCVMPLGAPIGSNKGLKTIDFLEIIIDQSNVPVIVDAGIGSPSHAAHAMEIGADAVLVNTAIAVSEDPVAMAKAFKMAVEAGRLAYNAKLAPIKQHAEASSPLTSFLTKD, from the coding sequence ATGGATACATTAAAAATAGCAGATAAAGAGTTTTCCTCCAGATTGTTTACCGGAACAGGAAAGTTTAGTTCGTCTGATCTGATGAGAAAAGCATTATTAACTTCAGAAAGTGAGTTGATAACGGTGGCACTTAAACGGGTTGATGTCACTAATAATGAAGATTATATATTAACTCATTTGGATCATCCTAGGATTAATTTATTACCCAATACTTCAGGTGTTAGAGATGCTAAGGAGGCTATCTTTGCGGCTCAATTAGCAAGAGAAGCATTAGAAACAAATTGGATTAAATTAGAAATTCACCCAGATCCAAAGTACTTATTGCCAGATCCTATAGAAACCTTAAAAGCTGCAGAAGAGTTGGTGAAACTTGGTTTTGTAGTAATGCCATATATTCATGCGGATCCAGTTTTATGTAAACGATTAGAGGAAGTTGGTACTCAATGTGTAATGCCATTAGGAGCACCTATAGGAAGCAATAAAGGTTTAAAAACAATCGATTTCTTAGAAATAATAATCGATCAAAGTAATGTGCCGGTTATTGTAGATGCAGGTATTGGTAGTCCATCGCATGCCGCTCACGCAATGGAAATAGGTGCCGATGCAGTTTTAGTGAATACTGCTATTGCGGTTTCAGAAGATCCGGTGGCTATGGCTAAAGCTTTCAAAATGGCGGTAGAAGCCGGTCGGTTAGCGTATAATGCCAAGTTAGCTCCTATTAAACAACATGCAGAAGCGAGTAGTCCTTTAACTAGTTTTTTAACCAAAGATTAA
- a CDS encoding four helix bundle protein translates to MSGFGLTVILKWKREIVGMRDFKELKVWTKSHKLCLLIYGITNEFPNEEKFGVISQIRRASSSVPTNIAEGCGHDSNKEFARYLRIASASISEVEYLVILSADLNYVQEEQKIELMNQVISIKKMLYHLVKSIT, encoded by the coding sequence GTGTCGGGCTTTGGGCTAACCGTAATTCTGAAATGGAAACGTGAAATAGTAGGAATGAGAGATTTTAAAGAATTAAAAGTTTGGACGAAAAGTCATAAACTATGTTTATTGATTTATGGTATTACTAATGAATTTCCAAATGAAGAAAAGTTTGGTGTTATATCACAAATTAGAAGAGCCTCTTCTTCTGTTCCAACTAATATTGCAGAAGGCTGTGGACATGATTCAAATAAAGAGTTTGCGAGATATTTAAGAATTGCTTCGGCTTCAATCTCTGAAGTGGAATACCTAGTAATCTTATCAGCAGATTTAAATTATGTTCAAGAAGAACAAAAGATTGAACTTATGAATCAAGTAATTTCTATTAAAAAGATGTTGTATCATTTAGTAAAATCAATTACATAA
- the thiH gene encoding 2-iminoacetate synthase ThiH, translating into MSNTRYPIPDTSFKHIFDQYNWDDTLSDILNKTEHDVQKAINASNRTIEDFKALISPAAKPYLEQMAQLSYQITKKRFGNTIQMYAPMYLSNECQNICTYCGFSMTNKIPRRTLSDEEILREVDFLKSKGYDHILLVTGEANRTVGVDYINNVIRLIRSKFANITIEVQPMDQKDYELLIDSGLYAVLVYQETYHKGEYKKHHPKGRKSNFDYRLETPDRLGKAGIHKIGLGALFGLEDWRVDSFFTALHLQYLEKTYWKTKYSISFPRLRPHSGGLEPKVEMTDSDLVQLICAFRLLDEDVELSMSTRESEVFRENIVNLGVTSISAESKTNPGGYVVEPQSLEQFEISDERSTEEIVTMLKSKGLEVVWKDWAHNWQ; encoded by the coding sequence ATGTCAAATACCCGATACCCGATACCCGATACCAGCTTTAAACACATATTCGATCAATACAATTGGGATGATACACTCTCTGATATTCTTAATAAAACAGAGCACGATGTTCAGAAGGCAATAAATGCTAGTAATAGAACAATTGAGGATTTCAAAGCACTAATTTCTCCAGCAGCCAAACCTTATTTGGAGCAAATGGCGCAACTAAGTTATCAGATTACGAAAAAGCGTTTCGGTAATACGATACAGATGTATGCTCCGATGTATTTAAGTAACGAATGCCAAAATATTTGTACATATTGTGGGTTTAGTATGACCAATAAAATTCCAAGAAGAACCTTATCGGATGAAGAAATTTTACGAGAAGTAGATTTTCTGAAATCTAAAGGATATGATCATATTTTGTTGGTTACGGGAGAAGCAAATCGCACCGTTGGAGTCGATTATATTAATAATGTCATTAGATTAATTAGATCTAAGTTCGCGAATATTACTATAGAGGTACAACCCATGGATCAAAAAGATTATGAATTATTAATAGATAGTGGCTTATATGCTGTGCTTGTATATCAAGAAACGTATCATAAGGGTGAATATAAAAAGCATCATCCAAAAGGAAGAAAATCAAACTTTGACTATCGATTAGAAACTCCGGATCGATTAGGAAAAGCAGGGATTCATAAAATAGGTTTGGGAGCTCTATTCGGTTTAGAGGATTGGAGAGTGGATAGTTTTTTTACCGCCTTACATCTGCAGTATTTAGAAAAAACATATTGGAAGACAAAATATTCAATATCATTTCCTAGGCTTAGACCTCATAGTGGCGGATTAGAGCCCAAAGTAGAAATGACAGATTCTGATTTAGTACAATTAATCTGTGCATTCCGTTTATTAGATGAGGATGTAGAATTATCTATGTCTACCAGAGAAAGTGAAGTCTTTAGAGAAAATATTGTAAACTTAGGTGTTACCTCTATTAGCGCTGAATCTAAAACAAATCCTGGAGGATATGTAGTAGAACCTCAATCATTGGAGCAGTTTGAAATTTCTGATGAACGTTCCACAGAAGAAATTGTCACGATGCTAAAATCTAAAGGGTTAGAAGTCGTTTGGAAAGATTGGGCTCATAATTGGCAATAA
- the moeB gene encoding molybdopterin-synthase adenylyltransferase MoeB has product MLSKEEKTQYNRHLILDEIGEEGQNKLTSAKVLVIGAGGLGCPVLQYLTAAGIGTIGIIDDDVVDQTNLQRQILYTIDDIGRSKAKVASEKLSRLNPFVFFKVYEEKLDTDNALELFSEYDIIVDGSDNFPTRYLVNDACVLTDKPLVFGSIFKFQGQVSVLNYENGPTYRCLFPNPPASGAVPNCSDIGVLGVLPGIIGSLQANEVIKMIVGIGEVLKGKLLYLDVLTLQQQVLSFKKNNDIEVNQLENDYDFFCGITSNTLEEITPSELKQNLESYQILDVRTLEEYNNFNIGGIHIPLNIVSDRSVELNNHKPIVVCCQSGVRSKKAIEIIYKQREDLQLINLKDGFSLY; this is encoded by the coding sequence ATGCTAAGCAAAGAAGAAAAAACACAATACAACCGTCATCTTATCCTTGATGAAATTGGAGAAGAAGGTCAAAATAAACTAACATCTGCTAAAGTTTTGGTAATTGGTGCAGGAGGCTTAGGTTGTCCAGTTCTACAGTATCTTACAGCAGCGGGTATAGGAACAATTGGGATTATTGATGATGATGTAGTAGATCAAACGAATCTTCAACGGCAGATACTCTATACAATTGATGATATAGGAAGATCAAAAGCTAAAGTAGCTTCAGAAAAACTATCCAGACTAAATCCTTTTGTGTTTTTTAAAGTATATGAAGAGAAATTAGATACAGATAATGCTTTAGAACTTTTTTCTGAATATGATATTATTGTGGATGGAAGCGATAATTTTCCAACGAGATACTTGGTAAATGATGCCTGTGTATTAACCGATAAACCTTTGGTGTTTGGTTCAATTTTTAAGTTTCAGGGACAAGTTTCTGTGTTGAATTATGAAAATGGTCCTACATATCGTTGTCTGTTTCCTAATCCTCCTGCATCCGGAGCTGTTCCGAATTGTTCAGATATTGGCGTCTTAGGAGTATTACCTGGAATTATAGGTAGTCTTCAAGCAAATGAAGTTATTAAAATGATTGTTGGAATAGGTGAAGTTTTGAAAGGGAAACTACTCTATTTAGATGTGCTTACCTTACAACAACAGGTTCTCAGTTTCAAAAAGAATAATGATATAGAAGTAAACCAGTTGGAAAATGATTATGATTTTTTCTGTGGGATTACATCAAATACTCTTGAAGAAATTACACCTTCAGAATTAAAACAAAATCTTGAGAGTTATCAAATTCTAGATGTTAGAACATTAGAAGAATATAATAACTTTAATATTGGAGGAATACATATACCTCTAAACATAGTTTCAGATAGATCCGTAGAATTAAATAATCACAAACCAATCGTAGTTTGTTGTCAATCAGGTGTAAGAAGCAAAAAAGCCATCGAAATTATTTACAAACAAAGAGAAGACTTACAGTTAATCAATCTGAAGGATGGTTTCTCGTTATATTAA
- the greA gene encoding transcription elongation factor GreA produces MSKVSYYTAEGLKKLRDELNNLKDIERPKASQAIAEARDKGDLSENAEYDAAKEAQGLLEMRISKLEETLSGARLIDESQLDTSKALIHSTVKIKNQTNGAQMTYKLVAQSEADIKTGKISVDSPIGKGLLGKSVGEVAEIQVPNGIMKFDVVEITRE; encoded by the coding sequence ATGAGCAAAGTATCTTATTACACTGCAGAAGGGCTAAAAAAATTAAGAGACGAATTAAATAACCTGAAGGATATAGAGAGACCAAAAGCATCACAAGCAATTGCAGAAGCACGTGATAAAGGAGATTTAAGTGAAAATGCTGAGTACGATGCAGCAAAAGAAGCACAAGGATTATTGGAGATGAGAATTTCTAAGTTAGAAGAAACCTTGTCTGGGGCTCGCTTAATAGACGAATCTCAATTAGACACTTCCAAGGCATTAATCCATTCTACAGTTAAAATTAAAAATCAAACCAATGGAGCGCAGATGACATATAAATTAGTGGCGCAGAGTGAAGCTGATATTAAAACAGGAAAAATATCTGTAGATTCACCTATTGGTAAAGGTCTTTTAGGTAAAAGCGTAGGGGAAGTTGCAGAAATTCAGGTTCCTAATGGAATTATGAAATTTGATGTTGTAGAAATTACACGAGAGTAA
- a CDS encoding HIT family protein, producing the protein MSTLFTKIVNGEIPSYKVAEDDNFYAFLDINPNAKGHTLCIPKKEENKIFDLDEETYVELMRFSRKVAKALEKSVTCKRVGVAVVGLEVPHVHVHLIPLNTMKEMTFQHKVSMTADEFNSLATKIQSNL; encoded by the coding sequence ATGTCTACCCTGTTCACTAAAATTGTAAATGGCGAAATACCCTCTTATAAAGTTGCCGAAGACGATAATTTTTATGCTTTTTTGGATATAAACCCTAATGCTAAAGGTCATACCCTATGTATTCCTAAAAAAGAAGAAAACAAGATATTTGATCTTGATGAAGAAACCTATGTCGAACTAATGCGCTTTTCGCGTAAAGTTGCTAAAGCATTAGAGAAATCTGTTACCTGTAAACGAGTAGGTGTTGCTGTCGTAGGTCTGGAAGTACCTCATGTACATGTGCATTTGATACCACTTAATACCATGAAAGAAATGACATTTCAGCACAAGGTATCTATGACGGCAGATGAGTTTAATTCACTAGCTACTAAGATTCAATCGAATTTATAA
- a CDS encoding thioesterase family protein — MNTTSDFKLSLQLRIDWSEMDTYQHVNNVNFMKYMQSARVQFWEVSGLAKLYAETKKGPMLVSTKCDFKHPLFFPGNVVIKTKVEFIKNSSFGLYHELYNDDNTLCAIGNDVAVCFDFNIDKTFIISDELREVMSQYE; from the coding sequence ATGAATACTACTTCTGATTTTAAATTGTCATTGCAACTCAGGATTGATTGGAGTGAAATGGATACCTATCAGCACGTAAATAATGTGAATTTCATGAAATATATGCAAAGCGCTCGTGTTCAGTTCTGGGAAGTATCTGGATTGGCTAAATTATATGCTGAAACTAAGAAAGGCCCAATGCTTGTATCTACCAAATGTGATTTTAAGCATCCTTTGTTTTTCCCAGGGAATGTAGTGATTAAAACAAAAGTAGAATTTATAAAGAATTCTAGTTTTGGATTGTATCACGAATTGTATAATGATGATAATACTTTATGTGCAATCGGAAATGATGTAGCAGTTTGTTTTGATTTTAATATAGATAAAACCTTTATAATCTCTGACGAATTACGAGAAGTAATGAGTCAATATGAATAG